In Afipia carboxidovorans OM5, the sequence ACGCCAATGCCCACGAGTTCAATCGCTCCCTCGCCTTCGATACGTGAGATCACATCGCGCAGATTGTTCGCAAGATAATCACGGCCGTTCAGCGTCAGGGTCGAATGATCCGCGGGAGCGCCGTCCGACACCACGATCAGAATGCGATGGTCTTCCCCACGCTTCAGGAGTCGCTCATGCGCCCACGCCAGTGCCTCGCCATCGATGTTCTCCTTGAGAATGTCGTCCTTCATCATCAAGGCGAAGGCCTGTTTGGAACGGCGCCATCGCTCGTCCGCGGATTTGTAAACGATATGCCGAAGATCGTTCAGCCGCCCCGGCGCGGTCTCGCGGCTCGACGACGACCACTGGTTTCGTGACCGCCCGCCATTCCATGCCGCGGTGGTGAAGCCGAGCACCTCGAGCTTGACGCCGCATCGCTCCAGCGCCTGTGACAGAATGTCGGCGCAGCAGGCCGCGACCGTGATCGGCTCCCCTTTCATCGAAGCCGAATTGTCCAGCAGCACGCAGACAACAACGGAGCCAAGTTCGGACTCTTTCTCGATCTTGTAGGATGCCGACAACACGGGATCGGTGATGACGCGCGTCAGCTTCGAGACATCCAGCAGACCTTCTTCAACGTCGTAGTCCCATTCGCTGCGTTGCAGGACTTGCAGCCGGCGCTGAAGGCGATTGGCCAATGCGCCGATGGTGGAGCGTGCCGAGAGAAGGTGCACATCGAGCTTTGCGCGCAGCTCCGCCAATTCACTGGCATTGGCCAGATCGACAGCCCGCACCACTTCGTCATAGTCTCGCGTGTATGGCTTATAGACAAACCGCCTGGCCTCGCCCGCAGCCATCGTCATAGCGGGCCGCACCCTGCGGGGCCGCAGCACCTCCCTGCCATGTTCGAGCTTTCCGCTATCGTCGGGGAAGTACTGCTCGGTCTTCCGGCGTTTTTTCATCAGCTCGGACGGGTCATACTCCTCACGTCCATCGCCGGCCCTGCGACGCAGCTCTTCTTTCGTGTAACGCCTCCGCTCAAGTCCGCTATCCGCAAGAAGCGCATGCGCAAGATAGGCAAAGGCGAACTGATCTTTGGCAGCGTGCCTGAGCCCGATGTCTTTCCCTGAGAAAACACGTTCGACGTCGTCAATTTCCGGTTCGAGCACGGCGCGGATCGACGAAGGGATCGCAAAATCGAGCAGCCTCTCCGTTGCAACGATGGAGAACGCAAGGCTGAGCTTCGCCTCGGGGCGATCGGAAAAATACTGATCCGCTATCGCGTGCTCACATTCGGCAGCGAATAGCGCCCGAAAATTGGAGCGCATTCCAGGCCAGCGGCGGGTGCCGCAACTCTCCACCCGCGCACGCTCGGCTGCATGAAAAGCGGCCCGTGCCGAATTCTCATCCGGGAGCAGACGGCTGTGGAGCTCTTCGTCATGATAGAGTTGATAGACCGCGCTTCGGTCGGATTGACCGCGCAGGACGAGAGCGGCGCGCGTTTGAGCTTCCGCCGGCGCCAAGCCTCCCGGGACGTTCACTCGCGGCGCTTTTTTGTCCGCGCCAACAGACACAGCGGGCGGCGCCAGCGACCTCTCCGTAGCCAGCAAGACCTCGTTCAAAGAGGCCGAAGCCCTTCGCTCACCACTCTCCAAACCGCTTTCAACCCCGTTAAACGCAAGGATCGCTCATCTATATTAGAAATGGACGAAATTGGACACTTTTTGCTCGTTTCTGTAGTTTTTCTGCTTATAGTGCCGGAAGGTAACGGAAGATGGGGCAATGCTTAAAAAACTGGATCAACGCGATCGGGATAAGGGTCAGTCATTTCTTCGCGCCTTCAAATTGATGGAAGCCATCGCCCGCTCATCGACGCCGCTCAGCGCGACGGAATTGAGCGACCTGACAGGCACCTCTCGCCCCAGCGTGGTCCGCCTATGTCAGACGCTTCAGGAGGAAGGTCTGGTCTCGCGCGCCATCGATGGAAAGAGCTACACCTACGGTGCAAGGCTCTGCCGGCTCGGCATGGACATCATGGCCGGCGGCGCCATGATGGCGGAACGCTCTCTGCTATTGAGACAGGCGACCGAGAATATCGGCGAGACCTGCAACATCGTTGTCCACGACCACGGCACGATGGTGATCGCGGATCGCGTCGAATCCAACTGGGCCGTGCGTGCGGCTTTCGATGTCGGCACCCGCGTTCCGCTGGAAACATCGGCGTCCGGCAAACTCTTTTTGTCGAGCCTCCCCAAAGCCTCCAAGAGCCGAATTCTCACCGCGATCGCCAAGTCCTCAGGTGCGGACAAGCGAAAAAAACTGCAGAAAGAACTCGATGCCATTCGCGCGCAGGGCTTCAGCGTCGACGACCAGATTTTGCAGGAGGGAATGGCCGCGGTCGCAGTTCCCATCAAGGACTCTCGCGGCAGGTTCTGCGCCGCCTTGTCGGCGCAGGGCGCAACCTTCCGTTTTTCGGTCAAGGGCAAGGATGCGGAAAAGCACGCCGCCATGCTGCGCCCGTTTGCCGATCAGTTCCAGAAGCTGATCGGGGCGGCGTAGGGAGACAACGCCACGCCCCGCGACCACGGCACGGTCGGTGCGGAAACGCGATTGCTTACAGGTCAAAAACAGAAAACGCTCGCGAAAATTCAATTTCGCGAGCGTTTTCAATATGGTGGGGGAAGAAGGACTCGAACCTTCGAAGCCATACGGCGGCTGATTTACAGTCAGCTCCCTTTGCCACTCGGGACACTCCCCCAATCAGCGTCATCGGAGCGCTCCGCCGCAAGGCGGTAAGACAATCCAGCATGACGGTGAAAAGCGAGCCCGTTCACGGGCAGCCCGGTCGGCGCGTTTATGAGCGAAGCGGCGGGGAAAAGTCAACCAATCCAGTGTGGTTATTTCGGGAATGCGGCCTGTGGGAAGGCTCCGCGAGCGCCTCGGCCAGGGTGAGCGCCTCGCCGATACGATCGGCGAAACCGTGCGGGAATTCCCCGGTTGCCATTGTGCCGGGGGCATTGCATATCTTGCGGCATGCGGGTGTAGCTCAATGGTAGAGCAGCAGCCTTCCAAGCTGAATACGAGGGTTCGATTCCCTTCACCCGCTCCATTTTTCCGGACATCGCCGACATAATCCGTGCACGAATCGGTATTGCCATGCCGATTCAGGTAACCGGCCTGTCACGTCCGCTTGATGTGCGCGCGCCAAAGACGCGATAAAATCCATTCTTGTGGATGGGCGGGCGTGGGACGGTTGTCAAAGCCCTGC encodes:
- a CDS encoding cobaltochelatase CobT-related protein, coding for MSVGADKKAPRVNVPGGLAPAEAQTRAALVLRGQSDRSAVYQLYHDEELHSRLLPDENSARAAFHAAERARVESCGTRRWPGMRSNFRALFAAECEHAIADQYFSDRPEAKLSLAFSIVATERLLDFAIPSSIRAVLEPEIDDVERVFSGKDIGLRHAAKDQFAFAYLAHALLADSGLERRRYTKEELRRRAGDGREEYDPSELMKKRRKTEQYFPDDSGKLEHGREVLRPRRVRPAMTMAAGEARRFVYKPYTRDYDEVVRAVDLANASELAELRAKLDVHLLSARSTIGALANRLQRRLQVLQRSEWDYDVEEGLLDVSKLTRVITDPVLSASYKIEKESELGSVVVCVLLDNSASMKGEPITVAACCADILSQALERCGVKLEVLGFTTAAWNGGRSRNQWSSSSRETAPGRLNDLRHIVYKSADERWRRSKQAFALMMKDDILKENIDGEALAWAHERLLKRGEDHRILIVVSDGAPADHSTLTLNGRDYLANNLRDVISRIEGEGAIELVGIGVGHDLSPFYKKSIRIEGIATLASALTSELVALLERAIRKRL
- a CDS encoding IclR family transcriptional regulator, which translates into the protein MAGGAMMAERSLLLRQATENIGETCNIVVHDHGTMVIADRVESNWAVRAAFDVGTRVPLETSASGKLFLSSLPKASKSRILTAIAKSSGADKRKKLQKELDAIRAQGFSVDDQILQEGMAAVAVPIKDSRGRFCAALSAQGATFRFSVKGKDAEKHAAMLRPFADQFQKLIGAA